From Helicobacter ganmani, one genomic window encodes:
- a CDS encoding efflux RND transporter periplasmic adaptor subunit, with the protein MQSTIEILKNLNPKKNYKKTLMIWGGIAGFVVLCIALFYWWQTREPNYLYTTQEATLGDISTSISANGTLSPTHEVSIGSVISGIVLEVLVDVNDKVSKGQVLAKIDSESIEQDLYRYEAQLQSAKAQLKSAKVGLEEKAWQYKQLQTLFKTTQGKTPSKLDLQTAKTNYNAALSEVELRQANIKEIETAIRSTQVDLKNAHITTPIDGVVLSRSIEVGQSVAASFQAPEFFIVAESLEEMELNVSISEADIGKVKVGQNVKFSVDSYPQKTFEAVVDRVNFGASESTDNIVSYEARIYVSNQDLLLKPGMSATADIVTDSAKNTLLIPSSALYFTPATSKKDSAKSSSKLSSFGLGMRPPRTRGGGSKQQANSSVWILENGMPKEVSVEVGISDGISTQIFSDSIQAGMQVIIAQKEEK; encoded by the coding sequence ATGCAATCAACAATAGAGATTTTGAAAAATTTAAATCCAAAGAAAAATTACAAAAAAACTTTGATGATTTGGGGTGGAATCGCAGGTTTTGTAGTTTTGTGTATTGCACTATTTTATTGGTGGCAAACAAGAGAGCCAAATTATCTTTATACAACACAAGAAGCAACTTTAGGAGATATTTCTACAAGCATTAGTGCTAATGGCACGCTTTCTCCAACACACGAAGTGTCCATTGGTTCGGTGATTTCTGGAATCGTGCTTGAAGTGCTTGTAGATGTGAATGATAAGGTGAGCAAGGGGCAAGTGCTTGCTAAAATTGATAGTGAAAGTATTGAGCAAGACCTCTACCGCTATGAGGCACAACTTCAGAGTGCAAAGGCGCAATTAAAAAGCGCAAAGGTGGGTTTAGAGGAAAAGGCTTGGCAGTATAAGCAACTTCAAACGCTTTTTAAAACTACTCAAGGTAAAACACCCTCTAAACTTGATTTGCAAACCGCAAAAACGAATTATAATGCTGCTTTAAGTGAGGTGGAGTTGCGTCAAGCAAATATTAAAGAGATTGAAACTGCGATTCGTTCTACACAGGTAGATTTGAAAAATGCGCATATCACAACGCCAATAGATGGGGTGGTGCTTAGTCGCTCCATTGAAGTAGGGCAGAGCGTTGCGGCAAGCTTCCAAGCACCAGAATTTTTTATTGTTGCAGAAAGTTTAGAGGAAATGGAGTTAAATGTTAGCATTTCTGAAGCAGATATTGGCAAAGTTAAGGTGGGGCAAAATGTAAAGTTTAGTGTGGATTCCTATCCTCAAAAGACTTTTGAAGCGGTGGTAGATAGAGTGAATTTTGGTGCGAGCGAAAGCACAGACAACATCGTGAGCTATGAGGCGCGTATTTATGTCAGCAATCAAGATTTGTTGCTAAAACCCGGAATGAGTGCGACTGCAGATATTGTTACAGATTCTGCTAAAAATACCCTTTTGATTCCCTCTAGTGCGCTTTATTTTACTCCAGCAACCTCTAAGAAAGATTCCGCAAAATCCTCTTCAAAATTAAGTTCTTTTGGTTTAGGTATGCGTCCTCCACGCACACGTGGAGGTGGAAGCAAGCAGCAAGCAAACTCTAGTGTTTGGATATTGGAAAATGGTATGCCTAAGGAAGTTTCTGTGGAAGTTGGCATTAGTGATGGAATCTCAACGCAGATTTTTAGCGATTCTATTCAAGCAGGAATGCAAGTGATTATTGCGCAAAAAGAAGAGAAATAA
- a CDS encoding ABC transporter ATP-binding protein: protein MSFIRLQNIHKTYGKPPNLFEALRGISLEIVEGDFVALMGPSGSGKSTLANILGCLDSPSSGIYEFCGVNVCDLNLKQKALLRRHYIGFIFQGFNLLPRTTALENVELPLLYRQVPKKERIRQSMQALEMVGLEKWYNHQSNALSGGQQQRVAIARAIASNPLFLLADEPTGNLDTKRSIEIMEILARLNADSKITILMVTHEPEMARYATREIMFLDGLVQSDSANTQPQSIRDAAPPIEQSEISQNIESSSVQAQYN, encoded by the coding sequence ATGTCTTTTATTCGTTTGCAAAATATCCATAAAACCTATGGAAAGCCACCCAATCTTTTTGAGGCATTGCGTGGGATTAGTTTAGAGATTGTGGAGGGTGATTTTGTCGCGCTAATGGGTCCAAGCGGGAGCGGCAAAAGCACTTTGGCGAATATTCTCGGTTGTTTGGATAGCCCAAGTAGCGGAATTTATGAGTTTTGTGGAGTAAATGTTTGTGATTTAAATCTGAAACAAAAAGCCCTTTTGAGACGACACTATATCGGCTTTATTTTTCAAGGATTCAACCTTTTGCCGCGCACGACTGCACTAGAAAATGTTGAACTTCCTTTGCTTTATCGCCAAGTGCCCAAAAAAGAGCGTATTAGACAATCTATGCAAGCACTTGAAATGGTAGGTTTAGAAAAATGGTATAATCATCAAAGCAATGCTTTAAGCGGGGGACAACAACAGCGCGTGGCGATTGCTAGAGCAATTGCTTCCAACCCACTCTTTTTGCTCGCCGATGAACCAACAGGGAATTTAGACACTAAGCGAAGCATAGAGATTATGGAAATCTTAGCGCGGTTAAATGCAGATTCTAAGATTACGATTCTTATGGTAACACACGAGCCTGAAATGGCGCGGTATGCTACGCGCGAAATTATGTTTTTAGATGGCTTGGTGCAAAGCGATTCCGCAAATACCCAACCCCAAAGCATACGAGATGCTGCACCTCCTATTGAGCAAAGCGAAATATCTCAAAACATAGAATCTAGTAGTGTGCAAGCACAATACAATTAG